One genomic segment of Bradyrhizobium prioriisuperbiae includes these proteins:
- the iaaH gene encoding indoleacetamide hydrolase has product MKALHELGVVEAAAAIRAGEITAEQLCAALLSRTEAHAGLNAFCALDANQVLEAAREADCARGSGKRLPPLHGVPIALKDNINTKALPTAAGTPALRRHRPAQNAPVAQALFDAGALLFGKVGMHELAFGITSNNTATGAIHNPYDPSRIPGGSSGGSGAAVGARLAPASIGSDTGGSVRVPSSFCGVWGFRPTVHRWPQAGIVPISATRDTAGPLARNVADLVALDGAVTGQPMDVPVRPLTTVRIGIPRGHFWDDIDDETGRLCDTALAMLREAGAILIEADVPDVKALDESCGFSVALYEIARDLDRYLQGEGLALRFADVVAETASPDVKGILGGVLDPATAISEQVYREARDQQRARLQQAYRSYFAAHNVDVIAFPTTPLPAPPIGQDDTIMLNGRAVPTFPTIVRNTGPGSNAGIPGISTPAGLTRTGLPVGLALDAPADRDRDLLAIALAVEAVLPPLPVPR; this is encoded by the coding sequence ATGAAAGCGTTGCATGAGCTGGGTGTCGTGGAGGCCGCGGCCGCCATTCGCGCGGGCGAGATCACGGCGGAGCAACTCTGCGCGGCACTGCTGAGCCGCACCGAGGCGCACGCCGGCCTCAACGCCTTCTGTGCCCTGGACGCCAACCAGGTGCTGGAGGCGGCGCGCGAGGCCGATTGTGCGCGCGGGTCCGGCAAGCGCCTGCCGCCGCTCCATGGCGTGCCCATTGCGCTGAAGGACAACATCAACACGAAGGCGTTGCCGACAGCAGCCGGCACGCCGGCACTGCGTCGTCACCGCCCCGCGCAGAATGCCCCGGTGGCGCAGGCCTTGTTCGACGCTGGCGCGCTGCTGTTCGGCAAGGTCGGCATGCATGAGCTTGCCTTCGGCATCACCTCCAACAACACGGCCACCGGCGCGATCCATAATCCTTACGATCCCTCCCGGATTCCCGGCGGCTCGAGCGGCGGCTCCGGCGCGGCCGTCGGCGCGCGACTGGCGCCGGCCAGCATCGGCAGCGATACCGGCGGCTCGGTGCGGGTGCCGTCGTCGTTTTGCGGGGTCTGGGGATTCCGGCCGACCGTCCATCGCTGGCCGCAGGCCGGCATCGTGCCGATCTCGGCGACCCGCGACACCGCCGGGCCGCTCGCGCGCAATGTCGCCGATCTCGTGGCGCTCGACGGCGCCGTCACCGGACAGCCGATGGACGTGCCGGTTCGGCCGCTCACCACGGTGCGCATCGGTATTCCCCGCGGCCATTTCTGGGACGACATCGACGACGAGACGGGCCGTCTCTGCGACACGGCGCTGGCCATGCTCAGGGAGGCCGGCGCCATATTGATTGAAGCCGATGTGCCCGACGTGAAGGCGCTCGACGAATCCTGCGGCTTCAGTGTCGCGCTCTACGAGATCGCGCGGGACCTCGATCGCTATCTGCAGGGCGAGGGCCTCGCCCTGCGCTTCGCCGATGTGGTGGCGGAGACGGCGAGCCCGGATGTCAAAGGCATTCTTGGCGGCGTGCTCGATCCCGCGACAGCCATTTCCGAGCAAGTTTACCGGGAGGCCCGCGACCAGCAGCGCGCCCGGTTGCAGCAGGCCTATCGCAGCTATTTCGCCGCACACAATGTCGATGTCATTGCCTTTCCGACCACGCCATTGCCGGCGCCCCCGATCGGGCAGGACGACACCATCATGCTGAATGGCCGCGCCGTGCCGACATTCCCCACCATCGTGCGCAACACTGGTCCCGGCAGCAATGCCGGCATCCCCGGGATCAGCACGCCGGCCGGATTGACGCGCACCGGCCTTCCGGTCGGGCTCGCACTGGATGCGCCCGCGGACCGCGACCGCGATCTGCTGGCGATCGCATTGGCAGTGGAGGCCGTGCTGCCGCCGCTGCCGGTGCCGCGCTAA
- a CDS encoding protein adenylyltransferase SelO — translation MQIQFDNSYATLPDRFFARVAPTPVAAPRLIKINRALAEQLRLDADWLASPEGVAFLAGQSVPDGADPIATAYAGHQFGHFVPQLGDGRAILLGEVVDRDGQRRDLQLKGAGPTPFSRRGDGRAALGPVLREYIVSEAMAALGVPTTRALAAVLTGDRVQRETMLPGAVLTRVAASHIRIGTFQFFAAREDTDALRHLVDHVIARHYPDAATDPHPARALLARVIARQAALVARWMHIGFIHGVMNTDNMSIAGETIDYGPCAFMDAYNPATVFSSIDQNGRYAYANQPGIALWNLTRLAECLLQLFDPDQPTAIEIAKEILSEFSPAFDAAYTAGMRAKLGLAGHDGDDDLVGEFLQLLAEHEVDFTLAFRRLCDAAEGDAGELRALFTEPAGLDAWLGKWQSRRSGDGAALRKVNPAFIPRNHRIEAAIVAATQGDFAPFETLGTVLARPYDDQPEFAAYAEPPQPEQRVLQTFCGT, via the coding sequence ATGCAGATCCAGTTCGACAACAGCTACGCCACCCTGCCCGACCGCTTTTTCGCCCGCGTGGCGCCGACGCCGGTCGCAGCGCCCAGGCTGATCAAGATCAACCGGGCGCTGGCGGAACAATTGCGGCTGGACGCCGACTGGCTGGCGTCGCCGGAGGGCGTTGCTTTCCTGGCCGGACAGAGCGTTCCAGACGGCGCCGATCCCATCGCGACCGCCTATGCGGGCCACCAGTTCGGACACTTCGTGCCGCAGCTCGGCGACGGCCGCGCCATCCTGCTCGGCGAGGTGGTCGATCGCGACGGCCAGCGCCGCGACCTGCAGTTGAAGGGCGCGGGGCCCACGCCGTTCTCCCGGCGCGGCGACGGCCGCGCGGCACTGGGTCCGGTGCTCAGGGAATACATCGTCAGCGAGGCGATGGCCGCGCTCGGCGTTCCAACCACGCGCGCGCTTGCGGCGGTGCTCACCGGCGATCGCGTGCAGCGCGAGACCATGCTGCCCGGCGCCGTGCTGACACGGGTGGCCGCGAGCCATATCCGGATCGGCACCTTCCAGTTTTTCGCCGCGCGCGAGGACACCGACGCGCTCCGCCATCTTGTTGATCATGTGATTGCCCGGCACTACCCGGACGCGGCCACCGATCCTCATCCCGCCCGCGCACTGCTGGCACGCGTGATCGCGCGGCAGGCGGCGCTGGTGGCGCGCTGGATGCACATCGGCTTCATCCATGGCGTGATGAACACCGACAACATGTCGATCGCCGGCGAGACCATCGACTACGGCCCCTGCGCGTTCATGGATGCCTACAATCCGGCCACCGTGTTCTCCTCCATCGACCAGAACGGCCGCTATGCCTATGCCAACCAGCCGGGCATCGCGCTGTGGAACCTGACGCGGCTGGCAGAATGCCTGTTACAGCTGTTCGATCCGGATCAACCCACGGCCATCGAGATCGCGAAGGAAATCCTCAGCGAGTTCTCTCCGGCGTTCGACGCAGCCTACACCGCGGGCATGCGCGCGAAGCTCGGACTGGCTGGCCATGACGGCGACGACGACCTGGTCGGCGAATTCCTGCAGCTGCTGGCCGAACATGAGGTGGATTTCACCCTCGCCTTCCGGCGTCTGTGCGACGCCGCCGAGGGCGACGCTGGCGAATTGCGTGCCCTGTTCACTGAACCCGCCGGCCTCGATGCCTGGCTTGGCAAATGGCAGTCCCGCCGCAGCGGCGACGGTGCCGCATTGCGAAAAGTCAATCCGGCCTTCATCCCGCGCAACCACCGGATCGAGGCCGCGATCGTGGCCGCGACGCAAGGCGACTTCGCGCCGTTCGAGACGCTGGGCACGGTGCTGGCACGTCCCTATGACGACCAGCCGGAGTTCGCTGCCTACGCCGAGCCGCCGCAGCCCGAACAGCGGGTGCTGCAGACCTTCTGCGGGACGTAA
- a CDS encoding iron oxidase, which yields MVDQRSDRTRRHLMRMVVQGILQGISAGLLARISQAHAADKMTLQQAEYQDKPQGIYSCAMCTLFEPPKSCKVVEGEVSKYGWCKVFALAD from the coding sequence ATGGTCGATCAACGATCAGACAGGACGCGGCGCCACCTGATGCGCATGGTCGTTCAAGGGATCTTGCAGGGAATCTCGGCGGGGCTTCTGGCCCGGATCTCGCAAGCCCACGCCGCCGACAAGATGACCCTGCAGCAGGCCGAATATCAGGATAAGCCGCAAGGTATCTATAGCTGCGCCATGTGCACGCTGTTCGAGCCGCCGAAATCCTGCAAGGTGGTCGAGGGAGAGGTCAGCAAATACGGCTGGTGCAAGGTGTTCGCGCTCGCGGATTAA
- a CDS encoding alpha/beta hydrolase gives MLRTCVLSLALSGSLILPVAAEQLTSAQDYAAKAASQAAANATAGDRSSPAQVSPAPSADVSPQLQALIKAPYPPHFNADPKTADEWKTLINQRAQLIMTALPAVKEKLGVTVEPSTIGGVKVYIVTPKSIPPINQNRLLVHVHGGGYVFAPGESGTLEAVLMAGFGGFKVISVDYRMPPDAPYPAAMDDAMAVWKEAVKMAKPQNMAIFGTSTGGAMTLAMVLRARDEKLPLPAAIAPGTPWSDIDRIGDTYKINEWVDNILVTWDGWLGRAAKLYANGHDLKDPTISPIYGDFAGFPPTILTSGTRDLFLSNTVRTHRKLRRAGVIADLNVYEGMSHAQYQDVNTPESREVFTDIAQFFDRCLGK, from the coding sequence ATGCTGCGAACATGCGTACTGTCACTGGCCTTGAGCGGAAGCCTTATTCTGCCGGTGGCTGCCGAGCAGCTGACGTCAGCGCAGGACTATGCTGCGAAGGCGGCAAGCCAGGCGGCAGCGAACGCGACGGCGGGAGACCGATCCTCGCCGGCGCAAGTGAGCCCCGCACCATCGGCCGATGTCAGCCCGCAATTGCAGGCCCTGATCAAGGCGCCCTATCCGCCGCATTTCAACGCCGACCCCAAGACCGCGGACGAGTGGAAGACGCTGATCAACCAGCGCGCACAACTGATCATGACGGCGCTGCCGGCCGTGAAAGAAAAACTCGGCGTGACCGTCGAGCCGTCGACCATCGGAGGCGTCAAGGTCTACATCGTCACCCCCAAATCGATCCCGCCGATCAACCAGAACCGGCTCTTGGTCCACGTGCATGGCGGCGGTTATGTGTTCGCGCCCGGTGAATCCGGAACGCTCGAAGCGGTGCTGATGGCCGGCTTCGGCGGCTTCAAGGTGATCTCCGTCGACTACCGCATGCCGCCAGACGCGCCCTACCCCGCGGCGATGGACGACGCCATGGCGGTGTGGAAGGAGGCGGTGAAGATGGCAAAGCCGCAGAACATGGCGATCTTCGGCACCTCGACCGGCGGCGCCATGACACTCGCCATGGTGCTGCGCGCCAGGGATGAAAAGCTGCCGCTGCCGGCCGCGATCGCGCCGGGCACACCATGGTCGGACATCGACCGCATCGGCGACACCTACAAGATCAATGAATGGGTCGACAACATCCTGGTCACCTGGGACGGCTGGCTCGGACGCGCGGCCAAGCTCTACGCCAACGGACACGATCTCAAGGATCCCACCATCTCGCCGATCTACGGCGACTTCGCGGGCTTTCCCCCGACCATCCTGACCTCAGGCACGCGCGACCTGTTCCTCTCCAACACCGTGCGCACCCACCGCAAGCTGCGGCGCGCCGGCGTCATCGCCGATCTCAATGTCTATGAGGGCATGAGCCACGCCCAATACCAGGACGTCAACACGCCGGAATCCCGCGAGGTATTCACCGACATCGCGCAATTCTTCGATCGGTGTCTTGGGAAATGA
- a CDS encoding MmgE/PrpD family protein, producing MSTDRRTLLQAAAALPLVTAAGTIASSQQAVAQAPKAAVTLASAAPAKDVTRTLAHYLVTAKYDDLPAEVRKEGVRTLLNWVGVAIGGSHHQTVDIAVAALTPFSGPAQASLFGRRERFDIMNAAFLNGVSSHIFDYDDTHLKTIIHPAGPVASAIIALSEMQPVSGKEFLNALILGVETECRIGNAVYPNHYDVGWHITGTAGVFGSAAAVGKLLNLNEQQMVWALGLAASQPVGLRESFGSMNKSFNPGRAASSGIFAAMLASKNFTSSDGMIEAKRGWANTISTKQDYNEILGDLGKRYEAALNTYKPFACGIVMHPAIDAAIQLRNENKLTADLVDHIDLKVHPLVLELTGKKTPREGLEGKFSIYHAVAVALVEGAGGEKQFSDRAVTDPTIVALRGKVVPVITPGIDPAQVDMTIVLKDGRQLNRRIEHAIGSVEKPMTDKQLETKFSDLAEGIIPAPAIRRVMDACWNVENLPSAAEIAKMSVST from the coding sequence ATGTCGACTGATCGCAGAACTCTGCTGCAGGCCGCCGCCGCGCTGCCGCTTGTGACCGCCGCCGGAACCATTGCGTCGAGCCAGCAGGCCGTCGCGCAGGCGCCGAAAGCGGCTGTCACCCTCGCCAGCGCAGCGCCGGCCAAGGACGTCACGCGCACCCTTGCGCATTATCTCGTCACCGCGAAATACGACGACCTTCCGGCCGAGGTTCGCAAGGAGGGCGTGCGCACGCTGCTGAACTGGGTCGGTGTCGCCATCGGCGGCTCGCATCACCAGACGGTCGATATCGCGGTTGCGGCGCTGACGCCGTTCTCCGGTCCGGCACAGGCCTCGCTGTTCGGGCGCCGCGAGCGGTTTGACATCATGAATGCGGCTTTCCTCAACGGCGTCTCCAGCCATATCTTCGATTATGACGACACCCACCTGAAAACCATCATCCATCCCGCAGGTCCCGTGGCGTCCGCCATCATTGCGCTGTCCGAGATGCAGCCGGTGTCGGGCAAGGAGTTTCTCAACGCGCTGATCCTTGGCGTTGAGACCGAGTGCCGGATCGGCAATGCGGTCTATCCCAACCATTACGATGTCGGCTGGCACATCACCGGCACGGCCGGCGTGTTCGGATCGGCGGCCGCGGTCGGCAAGCTTTTGAACCTGAACGAGCAGCAGATGGTGTGGGCGCTGGGCCTCGCCGCGTCGCAGCCGGTGGGCCTGCGTGAATCCTTCGGCTCCATGAACAAGAGCTTCAATCCGGGCCGGGCCGCGAGCAGCGGCATCTTCGCGGCGATGCTGGCCTCGAAGAACTTCACCTCGTCGGACGGCATGATCGAAGCCAAACGCGGCTGGGCCAACACCATCAGTACCAAGCAGGATTACAACGAAATCCTCGGCGATCTCGGCAAGCGCTACGAGGCCGCGCTCAACACCTACAAGCCGTTCGCCTGCGGGATCGTGATGCATCCGGCGATCGATGCCGCGATCCAGCTGCGCAATGAAAACAAACTCACCGCCGATCTGGTCGACCATATCGACCTCAAGGTGCATCCGCTGGTGCTGGAATTGACCGGCAAGAAGACGCCGCGCGAAGGCCTCGAAGGCAAGTTCAGCATCTATCACGCGGTCGCTGTCGCTCTTGTCGAAGGCGCGGGCGGCGAGAAACAATTCAGCGATCGCGCCGTCACCGACCCCACCATTGTCGCTTTGCGCGGCAAGGTGGTGCCGGTGATCACCCCCGGCATCGATCCGGCGCAGGTCGATATGACGATCGTGCTCAAGGACGGCCGTCAGCTCAACCGCCGCATCGAGCATGCCATCGGCAGCGTGGAGAAGCCGATGACCGACAAGCAACTGGAAACCAAGTTCAGCGATCTGGCCGAAGGCATCATTCCGGCTCCGGCGATTCGCCGGGTGATGGACGCCTGCTGGAATGTCGAAAACTTGCCCAGCGCCGCTGAAATCGCCAAGATGTCGGTGTCGACTTGA